gtttaggaaggcagcaagccggcTCTTGGTATCAAAAAgttgagaaaccctggtctaGTCCATCCCCTGCTGGAGCAGGACTGTGCCCTACAGCTAATTCACCACTGTCTGATTCAGTTTAGTTGTATATTTCTCAAGTGATGGGGATTACTCCACTTCCAGCAGGAGACTGTTCCACAGACTGATAGACCACGGATTCCAATAGATAATGCCATCTCCTGATCTTcagtttatattttccttttcctgaGTTCAGCCTAATTCTCTTAGTCATTCCTCCCCGCCCCACCAATGTTTCCCTTGTGGGGGAGAAGCATCCATGTTATTAAAGCAAATTTAAGCTAATGAACACATGGggtaggggggcaggggagaggagaaaagccTATTTCTTGCCTTATACTGGTGTGCCCATCCCACAGACTGTTATGTGGTAAGCGAGACTTCCATACCATCCTTGTTTGATGTTGGCAGTGTCCCTAAATGTCCTTGGGACAGCCCTGGCAATGGTAATGCTCAGCACTTGTATAGTCCTTTACATTCAATGCACTTCACAAACAGCAGTGAGTTAAGCCTCCTGACACCCCTGCAAGGAAGGTGAGTGAGCATTCTCATCCCCATTTcgtggatggggaaactgaggcacagagaaggtaaGGGacttcccaaggtcacccagtgagtGGCAATCAGAGTCCCTGTGCTCAGTGgcctaggccacactgcctctgctATAACAGAGTCCCAGGGCCTGGCTGGTTCAGAAACAGCCTCCTTGTATTCTTGTGGAAATCACAGTCACTGGAGTTAGATGGGGTTAATTGATCTGTTTCTGTGATGAAATCCCTCTGTACACTGGCCTTCCTGTAAATGCTACCTGCCAAAACACATCCACTAGATTCCTGTCCCTGAGGCAACCCAAATGATGACACATTCAGGGCCACCCAGGAGCCTGGGGCTTGGTCTCATTTACATATATAATTATCTAATTGCTTttatgaaaaacaacaacaacaacaaaaaaccctccaaacCCTCAGACCCTCTCTTCCTTGACAGATGATTGGACACTGCTTGCTGGCTCAGTTCACCAGCAATGAAATCCTGCAGCCCAGCTGGTCTGTTCTCATCTGGCAGTTACAAGGAATAATCACGGAAGGTTTCATGGACTCAAAGGATAGCGTTACCTTATGAGAGTGTTACCTTACAGACGTCTGGAGCCCTCAGAGAAGAGTAGCAGATTGGGGCAACTGGCCTCTTAGAATCAGACTGACTCCATTTCGAGGGTGATCCAGAAAACAGAGACAGGATACAGGCTGGACATCCCTGAACTATACAGGTCCCATTCTCCGTGGGCTGCACACTGCATGCTGGCTCCGAGTTCATTCATGCATCTATTTCCATGCCTTCCTTATGAAGCCCTCCACGGTCTTCCATCACCTTAGTTAGCAGACCTTATTTTCACATTCCTGGCAGGTCTCCTGGCCTTATGATTTAAGGGATCCTGGGGAGAATCAGGCCATGAGCTGCTTTCCCCACAGCTGCTTTAGccagagccagggaaggaaaCAAGTTGTATCATACCCTTCTGGTCCCACTGCTagaagaggaggtggggccgTGCTCTGAGTGGCAGAACTTGTagaggatgggatggggggagacaCAAAAAGAGCTGGGACACAAGTGGCTGCTTGGTGTGTTTGTGCTTAAAGCCAGTCCCATCAGTCTCTCAGGTCTTCCAATTTGCACAGTTGCTctttttccctccttctctttGGAGCCCTCTCTATCTCCATACTCCAGAAAACATtcactaaggacctgatccaaagcctgctgaaatcAACGGAAGGACTCTCACTGAGTCCAGATTTAATAAGGCCCCTAAGGACTTCTTAAAAGACTGACTTCCTTTTCCAGTATTGGGCCAGATCTTTGACTTAGCATAAGTCACCAGAGCTCCACCGCAGTCAGTGGagtcactgatttacaccatttgaggatctggcccagtgccTTTAGCTAAACCACCTTACGTAGAGCCTCAGCATGCTGGTACCAGACTGATGTGAGAGGCTTTAGTGCGCTGAACACAGGACTGCCAGCCAGGATTTCCCGGACTCTATTCCGAGCTCTCATATGGACTTCTTCTGGGACCATCACCAAGTTGCCTCAGTGTTCTTGTCTGCAAGATGGGGAGAATACTATCTCCCCCCTACAGAAACATTGCTAGGCTGAATTAAGTTTGATTTGTAAAGTACGGGGAGGATGTAAAGTGTTTATCATCATCATACACCTGGGAGCCCTCAATAGCCTATGCATTCAGGATTCCCCAGCACCAGTTGAAGCCCTCTCCTATCGTGATGGGGGTTGCCCCACACAGGTCTCCAGATGCTGAGGGATTCTGGTTACCTGGAGAGGAAGTTGTTTGTCCTCCTGTTAGAAAATTCAACTGTTCTAGTTCTCAGAATTACGCTATAACTAACTCTCAGACGAGTGAGAATTGTCAATATCCAGTCACAATAAAAGCCAATTCAGAGCCATTGTCACTGATTCCTCTTATCTCTCTATCTCGATTCTTCTGTGGTGCCCATTACCTTGGTATCTGAGTGCCATGGATACCCACACCATGCACAAAACAACATTTCCATTCCCAGGATCTCCCCTGACAATGCGTATTAACAtgacagggcctgatcctccacagGGGTAAACTGGCATTGCTCTGCTGACTTCAACAGCCATGACACCGACTTaccccagctgtggctctggcTCAGTGCGTTCCCCACAGGGTGGCTTGCAATCAGTACTTACTTTCAAAGAATAGGCCAAGGCGATGAAGCCGAGACAGCAGAAGTTGAGGTATACAAAGTTGAAGATGGACCAGAGATAGTAATCGTTCACCTCGGTGGTATCTGGGTAGATCTCAATCACCGTTGTGGGGTTAGTCATTGTCTTCTTCTCGACAGAGTGTTTGCACTGGACAGCTGGCTGCAGGCTGTCCCCTTTGCAGCTCTTGTTCTCCATGAAGCAAACAGCAGAAGAGGGAGATAGGGCAGGTGAAGCTTGCGGGATGGCAGGGGGCTTGGGAATGCCAGCAAAGCAACCCTGCTGGGGGGGTCTCTGAATCCAGAATGCTCCGTCAAAGGGACACGGCAGGCCCAACGGGGGTTCCTGTGTTCTCTCCGTGGTGGCTGTTGCAAATTTACCAGATTGTATCCTGGCAAAGTGAAATCCCCTGTGaaagattgggggtggggaggggagacggTGAATGACGGGGATGGAATTAAGCAGGGGGGGATCGAGGAGACAGAGGGGGCgaaatggaggagagggagaagagagagaggagagacagagggaTAGAGGAGAgattggggagaagagagaaggaataggtggaggggagggaggagagcagggtagaggagggggaggagacagAGAGTAGTATTTACACTCGTGTATCACAAAGGAGCATTCTCCTGAACACTGAGCAGTCTGTAATGAATGCAGCAGTGGAACAGTCCCTGCTCTCCATGCAGCTGGGTGTCCCAGCTCCTGCAGCATGCTCCGTCTCCCCCCACTTGCAGAATAGCCGGAGAGGTCGAGGAGCTTCTGACATCTGTCACCCTCTTCCTCTGCTCCCACTGTCCTACATTATCGTCGCCAAAAGCCTCTGCAGGAGCGCCCCAGCAATAACGTATGTGGCTCTTGCCTCACTTGGTcccccaacaccctcccccaTCAGCTGGAATGGGAGACAGTGGCTGCTTTCGTCTCtttataagaaagaaagaaagaaagaaagaacaacacGTCCgaagaaaggggaggggaggttcCAAAGAGAGTTTCCAAACAGACGCTGTTCCAGCgtttccctcccccctgccaccctgtccatccatctatccatcagGGCCCTGCTGCTCTCTGTCCCACTCCAGGATCGAAGCTggttgctggagggaggttaaaTTATTGTCAATCCAGCTGGCCGCTCAGCTGCAGCAGagcttctctctctgtttttctctctctctctcttttctttttttttgctgagtCCTCATCTCCCTGGGATTCCTGATGTAACTGAATTTCCCATTTCCTTTCACCTGTCAGCAGTTTTTCCTGCCTGGCCAACCCCGAGGCAAGAGGCGGAAGAAGGGGCGAGGACAGAGGGTGGACTGGTAAGAGGCTgtctcctgctccccaccccattaGCTGTGTAATTAGCAGGAACCCCCATCTGCCTCTAGCCACCGTCTGTCCATCCGTCCGTCTCCTTGGGAAAGGTGCAAGAGGAGAGAGCGAGGGATACTCACAACGAGGAACGCAGGGAGTTGCTGCATCTCTGGCTCAGGACTGCCTCTGGCTCTTCTTTCTTAATAACTGGAGTTGGTGAAGGAGGGGAAGCAGGGGGTggacagtgggggggtgggggcggggaggaaagaGGTCAACTAGCATCCCCCTGAAACAAACAGTTCAAGGTGCACATGCTCATTACAGCCTTTGGGCAGGAGAGCACCACGTAATCTCAGTCACCAATGCTCTTTTCTCATGCCCTCCCGGCCCAGGAGCATGACCTTCTGGTTCACATTTCCTTGCACCTACCTGCCAGGAAGGCACATCTCCCAGGTGCATGGCTCGAGGGCGTGGGCATTGGTGCCCGTGCTCGCCGGGAAGATCACCTCAGACAGATGCCATCCACAACCCCCATCGAGATACTGAAGGAGAGATTTTGatgcagccttaactatggagctgCTGCCAAGGCCTTGGTAACCTAGACCAAACATATACACGCCATACAGGGCTCTCTGGTCAACCAAACGCTGGGAGCACAAGTCTAATGCGGGGAGGGTGTTCAGCGGTGTTTGCGCTCCAGTCACAGGGAATGGAGAGATTCTGCATGCAAGGAGAGAGACATACACACGCAATCAAAACAAGAGAGAAGCACCCCCAGGCCAACAGCAGCTGAAAGCACATAGGAAACAGTGCACTCAGCTGCAGACAGGAGGAGATGGATGGACGTCATTAAGGGTGGGAAAAGCCAGGAAGGGTTGGGATCTGGGTCTGGTTTTCTGCGCATCCCTGTTGTTGGCAGGGGTTCGATTAAACGGTTCCCATCTCTGCTTTCTACCTATTCCAAAATCTACTTTGAAACAAACCAGCTCATCCAACTTCACAACCTAACGACCTCACTTTGTGGGGTGGCCAATGCAGCAAGGAAACAACTTTCAGGTTGTCCTAGAGGGGACAAGCCTAAAGGTGGTGCCCAACAAGGCCACTAAAGGTGCTCTGCAGTGGTGGATTGTGATGAAGACAGATTGCATCTGGTCCTGTTTGGCTGGAGGGCTGGTGGCTCCAATTTGTGGCACTGGGTAGGGCAGGGAAAGCCGTAAAAACGAGGGGATGCTTGTGTTGAAATGATAATTAAAGAAAGGATGGTAAGACACGAGTGACTAGgttatgagaaaagaaaaggagtacttgtggcaccttagagactaacaaatttatttgagcataagcttttgtgagctacaactcacttcatcggatgcattcagtggaaaatacagaagggagatttatatacatagagaacataaaacagtgtgtatggtaacacccattgtttcatgttctctgtgtatataaatctccccactgtattttccactgaatgcatccgatgaagtgagctgtagctcacgaaaacttgcgctcaaataaatttgttagtctctaaggtgccacaagtactccttttctttttgcggatacagactaacacggctgctactctgaaacctgtcataggttATGAGAGTGATTCACCAGCACGGCTTCTGAGGTAAagttctcctgaggataacataaTGGCTAATAGtgagaaaacaaagagaaagaatattttcaagaTGGTGAAAAATTAACAGCAGGGAGCCACAATTTTCCATGTAAGGATTCGTGCCTTTAATATTATCATTTATGATCTGGGAAAGGGAATGAACAATAAGGTGGCAAAATATTGCAGTGACACGCAATTATTTAGGTAAGTCAAGATGAGAGAAGGTACATGGGACCTAGAAAGCGAGGTGAATGGGCAGATGATTATCACTATTGACCAATGTAATATAATTTGCAGTGTTGTAATTATGTTGATCCCATGATTCTTCAGGTCTGAAGAAGCACtccgtgtaagctcaaaagcttctctttcgctgacagaagttggtccaatattccctcacccaccttgtctctcaacaCAACGTAATGTACATAAAAAGGGATACTCTGAAGTACTCATACACActgctgggttctaaattaacttgACATCTGGAAAAATACCTGTTGGTAACTGGACAGTTGAATCAAAACCTCTGCTCAACGTAGAGTGGAAACAAAATGTTGTGATGTATAAGGAAAGGAGTGAAAAATAATATTCAAACTATTGTTATGTTGAAAGGTGCTAACGGCTGCCACCATGTGAGTCTCAGGCTCTGTCTACACCAACACTTTTGTCAGCCAGACTTTTGCCGATCGGGGGGGTGCGTGGAAAAAACATTCCCctgaccgacataagtttcaccaacaaaagcactggtgtggacagtgctatgtcaacaggagacgTTCTCcaaccaacatagctactgctgcttattgggggtggtttaattatgctggcaggagaactctctcccatcagcatagagtggctacacgggagaccttatAGCAGCAGAACTGCAGAGGTACAGCTGAAGCTCAGTAAGCTCTCTAGTTCAGCCATAGCCTTAGATCCAAAGGCAATCACAGAcctcattaaagccaatgggtgtGCCAAGTACTCTCAACAGAAGGAGCAATCAAGCCGCTTTATGTACTAAAAACTACTGCAGACTATTAGGGGTGGAATCACCCAAGGCAGTAGGCAGGTCAGAGCTAAGCCATGTGAATTGTGGGTTGCTCCTTCTGTATTCAGGGGAACAGGACTTTTGTGCAcactctttgtaaataaacagaattgcTCCATTGATACCCGAGTcctatcatcaatttctccccATAATAGAAAACCCCCTGCAAAGTCCCAAATACTGGGCCAAAGGCAACAATATTATATACATGAGTGGGATGTCCTCATTTTGAATATTGTGCTCAGTTCTGGTCAATCCATCTCAAAAAGTATACATAGAAGGGGATGAAATAAGGGCAAGGAAAATTATTTGACATATGGCGAGACTTCAGTAGGAGAAAATATTGGAAAGACTAGGATAGTTTAAAAGTATACAGAATAAATtgatcaaaggaaatactttttcatactaTGTacaattaaactgtggaactcactgccacaagatgtTATTGAGGCAGGATTCataaaaggattagacatttatatggctaATGAGAACATCTACAGACACATTAGACAGGGAAAAATTATACGGGATATAAATTGGCAAGGGTTAAAAAGAAACTTCCCATTTCATAGTTGTCCTTTATTGCATTATTTGCACCttgctctgaagcagctggtactcgCAGTTGTTGGAGGCAGGATGCTAGACTAGATGAAATACTGCTCTGATCTGGTGATGTAGTCTTTATGTTTCTATACAGACAGGGCCATCAGTTCACCTGCATTTGGAGTGCAACATACCAAAAATTACTCCATCACCCATTCATCCTGTGAAACCTGGAACTTGTTCTAAGGAACAAGTAAGGAGGTGAGGCAAGAAAGCTGGAGAGAAATGATAGTAGTGTGGAGAGGGGACTGGTGCAGAGACAGGACCAATAAACTGCTTTAGAAGTTGAGAGGAGAGAATCAAAAGTGTGGGGGctgaggaagaggggaagaggctGGCACCGAGAAAGGAGAATAGGcggaaagaaaaaaacacaggTGAAAAATGGACTGGGGAACAGAGGCCAGATCCAAACATGTTAGAAAGCAAGGGAGAGAAAGATGGGCCTTTAATCAAAAATAATCAACTAACGGAAATACGGGCACTGAAAACTACTGAATTAAAACCTGAGATGGAGAAGAAAACCTAATGAATAGGAAgaataaaaggaaagaagaggaaagagCATAGCTAGGGAGACATGAGAGGATCTCCTGTCTAAATATCATGGTCTGTTTGTTTTATCCAATATTCTGGCCCAGTAGCTGGATATTGTTAGAAGCCGAGGCTGGTTCCCCCCAACGAAGCGAGTCTGATGTGACGTTGAAGGTAAATCAGGGAAACCGGTTTATTTCTGTGAAAAGCCTAGACAGAGAAAGGACTGAGCTCTGCAAGACAGGGGTGTGAGCCGCCCACGCTCCACAGCCACAGCTACCACCCTTTCATCAGACAGCCTGAACCCTTATGCTGCCTGGCAGACAATGAGTTAGTGCCCTTCCATGCAGGGCGTCTCAGGTGTTGCACTATCAGATGCGATCACAGCAAAGGAGTTTAGGCCCCGTGTTCCCATGCGCTGGAGACAACGTTCATACAGAGCAGCTGTTGATGAGGAAGGAGAATTCTGAAGTGCACGTAGCTACAGCAGCTCAGAGAAACCCTGGCGCACTCCAGAGggatgctggagcttgtttgtggTTGCAGAGATTATCCAGACTGGACTGACCCAGACTTATAATTGGACAGTGACCTGTCAATTTTCCGGGGGTGCAAGTGGGtacaggctctggcaggggaggaagaggctCAAGGAGATAGCCTCCATTCCCCCTTGAGCTCCTAACCACAGTGCTGCCTGCGGGCAAGGCTTGGAGACTACTGCTTTTGCCTGCCCCTGGTGGCTGGGTGAGCACCTGTGGGAGAAGCATTGAGGGAAGATGAGGAGAGACTCTCCCTGCCCTCAGGGCCAGCCCCCACCAGCAGGGAGGAGTGACTGCCTGGGAATCCCTGATCCCTGCAGCCCTAACTGGACGCACGAGAAACCAGCTGCagctggaacacacacacacacacacacacacgtaagaCAAAAACATATTCCTCAGGTAGCCATTTGCATTTTCTTATTTTCCAGATTCTAACAAAAAAGTAAGGCAAGAAATTCAGGCCCCACCAGGGGGACTCAGTCCCATGACCTGGGAATGCCTGCTTAGGGGATCATTATGGCACAACAGTTTACGACAGCAGCAAGAGAGAACGTTTACCTGGGTAGGTGTGTGGAGGAGTGGGGTGACATCGCCTGTCCAGATCTGACTCCATTCCTTTGCTATCCACCTCCCTGGTTTTCTTTTGTGTAAAGTTGACAGCTGATCTATGCTCTGAGATTTATGTGGAAAGCCACACAAGGAGAAAGCAGCGAACAGCAGCCATGG
This DNA window, taken from Dermochelys coriacea isolate rDerCor1 chromosome 6, rDerCor1.pri.v4, whole genome shotgun sequence, encodes the following:
- the IFITM10 gene encoding interferon-induced transmembrane protein 10 isoform X3, translated to MPTPSSHAPGRCAFLAVIKKEEPEAVLSQRCSNSLRSSLGFHFARIQSGKFATATTERTQEPPLGLPCPFDGAFWIQRPPQQGCFAGIPKPPAIPQASPALSPSSAVCFMENKSCKGDSLQPAVQCKHSVEKKTMTNPTTVIEIYPDTTEVNDYYLWSIFNFVYLNFCCLGFIALAYSLKVRDKKLLNDLNGAVEDAKTARLFNITSSALATFCIILVFIFLRYPLTDY
- the IFITM10 gene encoding interferon-induced transmembrane protein 10 isoform X1, with translation MLQELGHPAAWRAGTVPLLHSLQTAQCSGECSFVIHECKYYSLSPPPPLPCSPPSPPPIPSLFSPISPLSLCLSSLSSPSPPFRPLCLLDPPLLNSIPVIHRLPSPPPIFHRGFHFARIQSGKFATATTERTQEPPLGLPCPFDGAFWIQRPPQQGCFAGIPKPPAIPQASPALSPSSAVCFMENKSCKGDSLQPAVQCKHSVEKKTMTNPTTVIEIYPDTTEVNDYYLWSIFNFVYLNFCCLGFIALAYSLKVSTDCKPPCGERTEPEPQLGSGIRNSSMT
- the IFITM10 gene encoding interferon-induced transmembrane protein 10 isoform X2, whose protein sequence is MFGLGYQGLGSSSIVKAASKSLLQYLDGGCGWHLSEVIFPASTGTNAHALEPCTWEMCLPGRGFHFARIQSGKFATATTERTQEPPLGLPCPFDGAFWIQRPPQQGCFAGIPKPPAIPQASPALSPSSAVCFMENKSCKGDSLQPAVQCKHSVEKKTMTNPTTVIEIYPDTTEVNDYYLWSIFNFVYLNFCCLGFIALAYSLKVRDKKLLNDLNGAVEDAKTARLFNITSSALATFCIILVFIFLRYPLTDY
- the IFITM10 gene encoding interferon-induced transmembrane protein 10 isoform X4, which gives rise to MLQELGHPAAWRAGTVPLLHSLQTAQCSGECSFVIHECKYYSLSPPPPLPCSPPSPPPIPSLFSPISPLSLCLSSLSSPSPPFRPLCLLDPPLLNSIPVIHRLPSPPPIFHRGFHFARIQSGKFATATTERTQEPPLGLPCPFDGAFWIQRPPQQGCFAGIPKPPAIPQASPALSPSSAVCFMENKSCKGDSLQPAVQCKHSVEKKTMTNPTTVIEIYPDTTEVNDYYLWSIFNFVYLNFCCLGFIALAYSLKVRDKKLLNDLNGAVEDAKTARLFNITSSALATFCIILVFIFLRYPLTDY